GCGCTTGGTGTTCATCAGCACGCCGAAGATGAAGTAGTAGACCGCCGCGTTCAGCAGCGGGGTCATCACCTGCCAGACCTGGCCCAGCTTCGCCTGGCTGTACTGGGCGGTGAGCTTGGCGGTGGCGAAGGCGGTGATGAAGTGGCGCCGCGCCCACAGCTGGCGGACGTACTCGGGCAGGGTCGGGCGGGCGCCGCTGACGGCCAGGCCGTAACGGGCGGCGAGTGCCTCGGCGGTCTCGGCCGTCGAAGGTGTCGCGGTCGCGGGGGGCGGTGTGTCGAGGACCTGGCTCACATCCGCTGCTTTCGCTCGGGGGGTGTGGGGTGCGCGGTCCGCCCGGGGACGTTTCTTACGTCGTCCTTGCCGTCTTCTTACGTCGGGACGGGACCGTATCGTCGCAACGCGAGCGTAGGGCGTGTTGACGTCGGAACGCAACCGTTTCGTCGTAACGGCCTATGCTGGACCGCATGACGACGAACGCCGACGCAGCCCGGACGCAGCCGCCGAAGCCGCGCCGCAGGGCGCCCGCCGGGGCCGCCGTACTGCGTGAGGATGTGACCGAGGCCATCCAGGCCGCCGTCTTCGAGGAACTCGCGGCCGTCGGCTACGCGCGCATGTCCATCGAGGGCATCGCGCGCCGCGCGGGCGTCGGCAAGACGGCGGTCTACCGCCGCTGGCGGTCCAAGCTGCACCTGGTCCTCGACCTGGTGTCGGCGGTGGCCGTGCAGGGTCTGCCCGCGCCGGACACGGGATCCCTCGAAGGGGACCTGCGGCTGCTCTACGAGGTCACTTCACGTGCCCTGCGCCACCCGGTGGCCGGCCAGATCATCCCGGACCTGCAGGCCGAGGCGGCCCGCAACCCGGAGATCGCCGAGGCCATGCAGAAGGCGCTGCGCGAGGGGCAGCAGGGGGTCGCGAGCGGGATCGTGGCGGCCGCGGCCGCGCGCGGCGAGGTCCGCGAGGGCATCGACGCCGACCTCGCGCTCGACATCATCTCCGGACCGCTCTACTGGCGCTCGGTGGTCGTACGCG
Above is a genomic segment from Streptomyces sp. R21 containing:
- a CDS encoding TetR/AcrR family transcriptional regulator, whose protein sequence is MTTNADAARTQPPKPRRRAPAGAAVLREDVTEAIQAAVFEELAAVGYARMSIEGIARRAGVGKTAVYRRWRSKLHLVLDLVSAVAVQGLPAPDTGSLEGDLRLLYEVTSRALRHPVAGQIIPDLQAEAARNPEIAEAMQKALREGQQGVASGIVAAAAARGEVREGIDADLALDIISGPLYWRSVVVRAPKPPKGYLPSLARATAAALKAL